Proteins encoded in a region of the Triticum dicoccoides isolate Atlit2015 ecotype Zavitan chromosome 3A, WEW_v2.0, whole genome shotgun sequence genome:
- the LOC119272250 gene encoding gamma-interferon-responsive lysosomal thiol protein-like isoform X2: protein MASLPLLPQVLVPFLVLLCLSPACAARRVSVAVYYETLCPFCSGFVVNELARIFRNGLSSNVDLRLVPFGNGRFSPDGSMTCQHEEDECRLNAIQACVISVWPDAERHFPFIYCIEHLALTQKWGAWQSCFHETGLASQPVLDCYNSGYGRQLELQYAAETNALQPPHKFVPWVVVNGRPLGDDYTNFEAYVCNAYDGELPEACRGKHLQIAQHKRASPGHKVCPVN from the exons ATGGCTTCCCTGCCTCTTCTTCCTCAGGTCCTCGTCCCCTTCCTCGTGCTGCTCTGCCTCTCTCCGGCCTGCGCTGCCCGGAGGGTCTCGGTGGCGGTCTACTACGAGACGCTGTGCCCGTTCTGCTCCGGCTTCGTCGTGAACGAGCTGGCCAGGATCTTCCGGAACGGCCTCTCCTCCAATGTCGACCTCCGCCTCGTCCCTTTCGGCAATGGGCGCTTCTCGCCCGACGGGTCCATGACCTGCCAG CATGAGGAGGATGAGTGCCGACTCAACGCGATACAAGCTTGCGTTATCAGTGTCTGGCCTGATGCG GAACGGCATTTCCCTTTCATATACTGCATCGAGCATTTGGCCCTGACTCAGAAATGGGGCGCGTGGCAGTCGTGCTTTCACGAAACTGGTCTGGCCTCTCAGCCTGTCTTGGACTGCTACAACTCAGGATACGGCAGGCAG CTTGAACTCCAGTACGCGGCAGAGACGAATGCTCTCCAGCCCCCACACAAGTTTGTGCCTTGGGTGGTCGTGAACGGGAGACCCCTTGGCGAT GATTACACCAATTTTGAAGCCTACGTTTGCAACGCTTATGACGGCGAACTTCCAGAGGCATGCAGGGGAAAGCACCTGCAAATTGCTCAGCACAAAAGAGCAAGCCCAGGACACAAGGTTTGCCCCGTTAACTGA
- the LOC119272250 gene encoding gamma-interferon-responsive lysosomal thiol protein-like isoform X1 — translation MASLPLLPQVLVPFLVLLCLSPACAARRVSVAVYYETLCPFCSGFVVNELARIFRNGLSSNVDLRLVPFGNGRFSPDGSMTCQHEEDECRLNAIQACVISVWPDAERHFPFIYCIEHLALTQKWGAWQSCFHETGLASQPVLDCYNSGYGRQLELQYAAETNALQPPHKFVPWVVVNGRPLGDDYTNFEAYVCNAYDGELPEACRGKHLQIAQHKRASPGHKRNPREMAIVLAFCIALWF, via the exons ATGGCTTCCCTGCCTCTTCTTCCTCAGGTCCTCGTCCCCTTCCTCGTGCTGCTCTGCCTCTCTCCGGCCTGCGCTGCCCGGAGGGTCTCGGTGGCGGTCTACTACGAGACGCTGTGCCCGTTCTGCTCCGGCTTCGTCGTGAACGAGCTGGCCAGGATCTTCCGGAACGGCCTCTCCTCCAATGTCGACCTCCGCCTCGTCCCTTTCGGCAATGGGCGCTTCTCGCCCGACGGGTCCATGACCTGCCAG CATGAGGAGGATGAGTGCCGACTCAACGCGATACAAGCTTGCGTTATCAGTGTCTGGCCTGATGCG GAACGGCATTTCCCTTTCATATACTGCATCGAGCATTTGGCCCTGACTCAGAAATGGGGCGCGTGGCAGTCGTGCTTTCACGAAACTGGTCTGGCCTCTCAGCCTGTCTTGGACTGCTACAACTCAGGATACGGCAGGCAG CTTGAACTCCAGTACGCGGCAGAGACGAATGCTCTCCAGCCCCCACACAAGTTTGTGCCTTGGGTGGTCGTGAACGGGAGACCCCTTGGCGAT GATTACACCAATTTTGAAGCCTACGTTTGCAACGCTTATGACGGCGAACTTCCAGAGGCATGCAGGGGAAAGCACCTGCAAATTGCTCAGCACAAAAGAGCAAGCCCAGGACACAAG AGGAATCCAAGAGAGATGGCCATTGTACTTGCTTTTTGCATTGCTCTGTGGTTCTGA